A genomic window from Chaetodon auriga isolate fChaAug3 chromosome 13, fChaAug3.hap1, whole genome shotgun sequence includes:
- the ndufa10 gene encoding NADH dehydrogenase [ubiquinone] 1 alpha subcomplex subunit 10, mitochondrial: MALRVIRLVIPSGGTAFKSVNIGQKAGVHTSSVRSLRYGWWAYALGERTTPRFSQYSKIISVDGNLASGKGAVAQKLADRLGMLYMPEPDTFYLDKMTKEKEPLPVAFNGMCSLEKFYTDPKAADGNSYRLQLWMYVMRLLHYSDAIEHLLCTGQGVVLERSPFSDMVFLEAMFKEGYIRKECVQHYNEIKGISICEFLPPHLAIYIDLPAEEVQKKLKQSGKSYLQNVPLTYLKGIEDGYKKSFLPQISKTSELLVYDAAHAQDVERVAEDVEYLKFDKGPWLEQDDVTYHHMRILVEDKHRVATLTHIPKFLPEITIGAHEYDENYYAYRSLPGKKYAPGYNADVGDKYIWLK; this comes from the exons ATGGCCCTGAGGGTGATCCGGCTGGTCATCCCATCGGGAGGAACTGCTTTTAAATCGGTGAACATTGGGCAGAAG GCGGGCGTTCACACGAGCTCAGTGAGAAGCCTACGGTACGGCTGGTGGGCCTATGCACTGGGTGAGAGGACGACGCCACGGTTTAGCCAGTACAGCAAAATCATCTCTGTGGATGGCAACTTGGCCTCAGGGAAAGGAGCAGTGGCCCAGAAGCTGGCTGACAGGCTGG GGATGCTCTACATGCCCGAGCCTGACACTTTCTACTTGGACAAGATGACCAAGGAGAAGGAGCCACTTCCTGTAGCCTTCAACGGGATGTGCAGCCTGGAGAAGTTCTACACAGACCCCAAAGCTGCTGATGGAAACAGCTATAGACTCCAGCTGTGGATGTACGTCATGAGGCTGCTTCACTATTCTGACGCCATCGAACACCTGCTCTGCACAG GCCAAGGAGTGGTCCTGGAGCGCTCTCCCTTCAGTGACATGGTCTTCCTGGAGGCCATGTTCAAAGAGGGATACATCAGGAAGGAAT GTGTGCAGCACTACAACGAGATCAAAGGCATTAGCATCTGTGAGTTCCTGCCTCCACACCTCGCCATCTATATCGACCTGCCAgctgaggaggtgcagaagAAGCTAAAACAGAGCGGCAAG TCCTATCTTCAGAACGTGCCCCTGACTTACCTGAAGGGCATCGAGGATGGCTACAAGAAGTCTTTCCTGCCCCAAATCAG TAAAACATCGGAGCTGCTTGTTTATGATGCAGCCCACGCCCAGGATGTTGAAAGG GTGGCAGAAGACGTTGAGTATTTGAAGTTTGACAAAGGGCCGTGGCTGGAGCAGGATGACGTCACCTACCACCACATGAGGATTCT AgtggaagacaaacacagagtggCAACCCTGACCCACATACCTAAGTTTCTGCCCGAGATAACCATCGGGGCCCACGAGTACGATGAAAACTACTATGCCTATAGATCG CTTCCTGGGAAGAAGTACGCCCCTGGTTATAATGCAGACGTCGGGGACAAATACATCTGGCTGAAGTAA